In a genomic window of Terriglobia bacterium:
- a CDS encoding TetR/AcrR family transcriptional regulator, with product MALRAVKPTRAASRANENGARRSSSADSRFDRRLGEILAAGAEVFYEKGYEGASMRDLSRRTGMSLAGLYYYFESKDKLLYLIQRHTFTEVLHRLRERLASTSDAEDAVRTMIRNHIEYFVANMTAMKVLAHEDNTLKNGYGKEIQAIKREYYRVCSGLLDELRKHRFGNDGPPRRSERRVAVMSLFGMMNWIYTWYNPQVDPGSDDLAEQIADMFLKGVFAEKRPNPTGAR from the coding sequence ATGGCACTCAGGGCAGTGAAACCGACGAGAGCGGCTTCGCGTGCGAATGAAAACGGGGCACGGCGGAGCTCGTCTGCCGATTCGCGTTTCGACAGGCGATTGGGCGAAATTCTCGCTGCCGGGGCCGAGGTTTTCTACGAAAAAGGTTATGAGGGAGCCTCTATGCGCGACCTGTCGCGGCGCACAGGAATGTCCCTCGCCGGCCTGTACTACTACTTCGAATCGAAGGACAAACTGCTCTACCTGATTCAGCGACACACGTTTACCGAGGTTCTGCACAGACTGCGCGAACGACTGGCCTCGACCAGTGATGCCGAAGATGCCGTGCGCACCATGATTCGCAATCACATTGAGTACTTCGTCGCGAACATGACGGCCATGAAGGTTTTGGCGCACGAAGACAACACACTGAAGAACGGTTATGGCAAAGAAATTCAAGCGATCAAGCGTGAGTACTATCGCGTGTGTTCCGGCCTGCTGGACGAACTGCGAAAGCACAGGTTCGGCAACGATGGCCCCCCGCGCCGGAGTGAGCGCCGAGTCGCTGTCATGAGCCTGTTCGGCATGATGAACTGGATCTATACCTGGTACAACCCCCAGGTCGATCCGGGCAGTGATGACCTGGCTGAGCAGATCGCGGACATGTTCTTGAAGGGCGTATTTGCTGAGAAGAGACCCAACCCTACCGGTGCCAGGTAG
- a CDS encoding dihydrodipicolinate synthase family protein — protein sequence MLLSGLFPPITTPFYPDGKIYYKKLEHNVDRYSKTPIAGIVVQGSTGEALMLSDEEKREVLRVAMGAAAPEKVMIAGCGIESAFETLRLIEYAASLDYDVAMIRTPHYYKSQLKPENMLAFYRFVADRSPLPIMIYSFPPSTGYDIPAEVVIALAEHPNLLAIKESSGVIEKVKRMVDETRHIRRSTTVTERFEPVTARMLKKANSVAAGELVPAAALVGAGGSIALTKPSSSAVQVVGNLKTRQKEIGFQVLVGSAQKFLLSLEVGAVGSILAFADAAPTACYEIYAAYKDGDKKLAQEKQERIAKAATRVVGELSVPGVKYAMDLNGYYGGNGRLPLLPLSGEVKQEIERLMENIKN from the coding sequence ATGTTACTAAGCGGTCTTTTCCCCCCGATTACCACGCCCTTCTATCCTGACGGGAAAATCTATTACAAGAAGCTGGAGCATAACGTCGATCGCTACTCGAAGACGCCGATTGCCGGCATTGTCGTGCAGGGTTCGACGGGTGAGGCGTTGATGCTCAGCGATGAGGAGAAGCGCGAGGTGCTGCGCGTTGCCATGGGTGCGGCGGCGCCAGAGAAAGTAATGATAGCCGGATGCGGCATCGAGTCGGCGTTTGAGACGCTGCGGCTGATCGAGTACGCGGCGAGCCTCGACTACGACGTTGCCATGATTCGAACTCCGCACTATTACAAGAGTCAGCTGAAACCGGAGAACATGCTGGCGTTTTACCGATTCGTGGCGGATCGATCGCCGCTGCCAATCATGATCTACAGCTTCCCGCCGAGCACCGGTTACGACATTCCCGCTGAAGTTGTGATCGCGTTGGCGGAGCACCCGAATCTACTGGCCATCAAGGAATCCAGCGGAGTGATCGAGAAGGTGAAGCGGATGGTGGACGAGACGCGGCACATTCGCCGCAGTACCACCGTCACAGAACGCTTTGAGCCAGTTACGGCGCGTATGTTGAAGAAGGCAAACTCGGTTGCGGCTGGAGAACTCGTTCCCGCGGCCGCGTTGGTCGGTGCCGGGGGTTCGATCGCACTGACGAAGCCGTCATCTAGCGCGGTCCAAGTCGTCGGGAACCTGAAAACGCGGCAGAAGGAAATCGGATTCCAGGTGCTGGTGGGTTCGGCACAGAAGTTCCTGCTCTCTCTCGAAGTCGGTGCGGTCGGTTCGATCCTGGCGTTCGCAGATGCCGCTCCGACCGCCTGCTACGAGATCTACGCGGCATACAAAGATGGTGACAAGAAACTCGCACAGGAGAAGCAGGAACGCATCGCCAAGGCAGCGACCCGCGTCGTCGGGGAACTCAGCGTGCCGGGCGTGAAGTACGCAATGGATCTGAACGGCTACTACGGCGGAAACGGACGCTTACCGCTGCTGCCGCTCAGCGGCGAGGTGAAGCAGGAGATTGAGCGGTTGATGGAGAACATCAAGAACTAG
- a CDS encoding UbiA-like polyprenyltransferase — protein MGLFRNIHVTLEMIKWEHSFLTLPFGLTGAVIAAQGIPSPHVLLWICVALVAARSAAMAFNRLADAEIDATNPRTRTRALPAGLLTQQFVAGFTVISSLLLVLAAWQLNRFAFYLSPVALAIVFGYSYTKRFTRWAHLFLGLAMGIAPAAAWVAVRGDLDPRIFLLTGAVMFWGGGFDVLYSCQDYDHDRQENLHSVPRWFGIARALIISRLFHVIAFALFLATVYAFGLGKIALAGVIITGALLIYEHSLVKANDLSKLNAAFFTTNGLISVMLLGFVVVDRVLGARF, from the coding sequence GTGGGTCTTTTCCGAAACATTCATGTGACGTTGGAGATGATCAAGTGGGAGCACTCGTTCCTGACGCTTCCGTTTGGTCTGACGGGCGCCGTGATCGCAGCGCAGGGGATTCCTTCACCGCACGTGCTGCTCTGGATCTGTGTGGCGCTCGTGGCGGCGCGCTCGGCGGCGATGGCCTTTAACCGCTTGGCCGACGCGGAAATTGACGCGACGAATCCGCGCACGCGGACGCGGGCGCTTCCGGCGGGACTGCTGACGCAGCAGTTCGTTGCCGGGTTTACTGTGATCAGTTCGCTGCTGCTAGTGTTGGCGGCGTGGCAACTGAACCGGTTTGCCTTCTATCTCTCACCCGTGGCGCTGGCAATCGTATTTGGGTACTCGTATACGAAGCGGTTCACGCGCTGGGCGCACCTGTTTCTGGGCCTGGCCATGGGAATCGCGCCGGCAGCGGCTTGGGTGGCCGTGCGCGGAGACCTCGACCCGCGAATCTTCCTGCTCACCGGCGCGGTAATGTTCTGGGGAGGCGGCTTCGACGTGCTCTACAGCTGCCAGGATTACGACCACGATCGCCAGGAGAACCTGCACTCCGTTCCGCGCTGGTTCGGTATCGCGCGGGCGCTGATCATCTCGCGGCTGTTCCACGTCATCGCGTTCGCATTGTTCCTCGCGACCGTGTACGCCTTTGGGCTGGGAAAGATTGCGTTGGCCGGAGTCATCATCACGGGTGCGCTGCTGATCTACGAGCACTCGCTGGTGAAGGCCAATGATCTGAGCAAGCTGAATGCGGCGTTCTTTACGACCAATGGACTGATATCGGTGATGCTGCTGGGGTTCGTGGTGGTGGATCGGGTGCTGGGTGCGAGGTTCTAG
- a CDS encoding multiheme c-type cytochrome — MVSRIFIFAAAFLLTSAYAQSKTPQKVSTESETCIACHQQQAPLIYKQWSESRHATASVGCYECHKADKSRPEAFDHNGFTISVLVGPTQCAGCHAKEVKQFEGSHHAQAGQILGSLDNVLGDVVEGQQASVMGCQKCHGSFVKATQNGKFDPRTWPNEGIGRVNPDGTFGSCSVCHSRHTFSVAIARQPESCGYCHLGPDHPHIEIYNESKHGVTYRAFANKMNLGSSKWVLGEDYDAAPTCATCHMGAIPSFPNTHDVGTRLSWNLRPEVAFLTPDWQKKRAAMKQVCANCHASDWTNNFYLQYDALVNMSNDKFFAPARDIMAKLTAAGKITKVPFDAPIKWSYYELWHHQGRRSRMGASMMGNDYVQWHGMYEVAKIFYGEFLPQAEELLPGVTAEVRAAAPNAWLKGLTPQTRKEMQEYYERMWHEQAPAPAQPATPAPQPPKRP, encoded by the coding sequence ATGGTCAGCCGAATCTTCATCTTCGCAGCCGCATTCCTGCTAACCAGCGCCTACGCCCAATCCAAGACCCCGCAGAAAGTTTCCACCGAGAGCGAAACCTGCATAGCGTGTCATCAGCAGCAAGCGCCTCTCATTTACAAGCAGTGGAGTGAGAGCAGGCACGCCACCGCGAGTGTCGGCTGCTACGAATGTCACAAGGCCGACAAGAGTCGTCCGGAAGCATTCGACCACAACGGCTTCACGATCTCAGTTCTGGTCGGACCAACCCAGTGCGCCGGTTGCCACGCAAAAGAAGTGAAGCAGTTTGAAGGCAGTCACCACGCGCAGGCTGGGCAGATCCTCGGCTCGCTCGACAACGTCCTCGGTGATGTTGTTGAAGGTCAGCAGGCCAGCGTCATGGGCTGTCAGAAATGCCATGGCAGCTTCGTAAAGGCCACGCAAAACGGCAAGTTCGATCCGCGCACCTGGCCCAACGAGGGCATCGGTCGGGTCAATCCGGACGGTACGTTCGGATCCTGTTCTGTCTGTCACAGCCGTCATACATTCTCGGTTGCCATCGCCCGCCAACCGGAGAGTTGCGGCTATTGCCATCTCGGCCCCGACCACCCGCACATCGAGATATACAACGAGAGCAAGCACGGCGTGACCTACCGCGCGTTCGCGAACAAAATGAACCTGGGTTCGTCAAAGTGGGTTTTGGGCGAGGATTATGACGCCGCCCCAACATGTGCCACCTGCCACATGGGCGCAATCCCATCGTTTCCAAACACGCACGACGTCGGAACCCGTCTCTCGTGGAACCTGCGTCCGGAAGTCGCCTTCCTCACACCGGACTGGCAGAAAAAGCGTGCCGCGATGAAGCAGGTCTGCGCGAACTGCCACGCTTCCGACTGGACCAATAACTTCTATTTGCAATATGACGCCCTCGTGAACATGAGCAATGACAAGTTCTTCGCTCCCGCCCGCGACATCATGGCCAAGCTCACCGCCGCCGGCAAAATCACCAAGGTTCCCTTCGACGCGCCAATCAAGTGGTCTTACTACGAGCTGTGGCATCACCAGGGACGCCGCTCCCGTATGGGCGCATCCATGATGGGCAATGACTACGTGCAGTGGCATGGCATGTACGAGGTTGCGAAAATCTTCTACGGCGAATTCCTGCCGCAAGCTGAGGAACTGCTGCCCGGCGTTACGGCGGAAGTGCGCGCCGCCGCGCCTAATGCATGGCTGAAGGGACTGACACCCCAGACTCGCAAGGAGATGCAGGAATACTACGAACGCATGTGGCACGAGCAAGCACCGGCGCCCGCGCAGCCTGCAACTCCAGCACCGCAACCACCTAAACGCCCCTAG
- a CDS encoding class IV adenylate cyclase, with product MPDEVEVKFLVSDPAELERKLCDLGFQQKTASTFERNTLYDAGSELRSRGEILRLRQYGEQWKLTHKSKGSEGRHKTRAESETAISNGEEMDAILRALGFSPSFVYEKHRAEWSDGQGEVVVDRTPIGNLAELEGKPNWIDAIAKKLGIAESQYITKSYGQLFEEWRKKSGSKARNMTFEEIKTP from the coding sequence ATGCCCGACGAAGTCGAAGTAAAATTCCTCGTCTCCGATCCTGCCGAGCTCGAACGCAAACTCTGCGACCTCGGCTTTCAGCAAAAAACCGCATCCACCTTCGAGCGGAATACCCTCTATGACGCCGGAAGCGAACTCCGCTCCCGGGGCGAAATCCTCCGCCTACGCCAATATGGCGAACAATGGAAATTGACGCATAAATCGAAAGGCAGCGAAGGACGCCACAAGACGCGCGCCGAGAGCGAGACCGCCATCAGCAACGGCGAAGAAATGGACGCCATCCTTCGCGCGCTGGGATTCTCGCCCTCATTTGTTTATGAGAAGCACCGCGCCGAATGGAGCGACGGCCAGGGCGAGGTCGTGGTCGACCGCACGCCCATCGGCAACCTAGCTGAATTGGAAGGAAAGCCCAATTGGATCGACGCCATCGCAAAGAAACTCGGAATTGCCGAGTCACAGTACATCACAAAATCTTACGGCCAGCTCTTCGAGGAATGGCGGAAGAAGTCAGGAAGCAAGGCGCGGAATATGACTTTCGAAGAGATCAAGACTCCCTAA
- the secA gene encoding preprotein translocase subunit SecA, with amino-acid sequence MINKIIGKVFGTQNERDLKRLGPRVERINALEPEMQKLSDEQLRAKTDEFRKRIQDRLATASGMAEEDDPDRVKQLEKAYADVIAEALDEILEEAFAVVREAGRRVLNMRHFDVQLIGGMVLHQGKIAEMKTGEGKTLVATLPVYLNALSGRGVHVVTVNDYLAKRDSEWMGKIYNFLGLSVGVIVHELDDDQRKAAYGADVTYGTNNEFGFDYLRDNMKFDVNDCVQRGHNFAIVDEVDSILIDEARTPLIISGASEESTDKYYRVNKIIPKLEMGEEFTPPEARKALEQGKLSAEQKEELITELSQVSDEASSKILTGDFVIDEKHKTATVTEKGWEKVEGLLGITNIADPENWALKHHVETAVKAHHMYHRDVEYVVKDGEVIIVDEFTGRLMPGRRWSDGLHQAVEAKENVKVERENQTLATITFQNYFRMYRKLAGMTGTAETEAAEFHKIYKLEVVVIPTNRPLLRVENADVVYRTVKEKFNAVADEIQELAKNGQPVLVGTTSVEKSERLADILKKKGFKNLVVLNAKFHEREAEIVAQAGRFGAVTIATNMAGRGTDILLGGNPEFAAKQEMLKKGLAQPVKVAEGELAVHRDDQSMTYWYYQGAEYSCPTDKWMEAMSRYKAQTDEEHERVINAGGLFILGTERHESRRIDNQLRGRSGRQGDPGASRFYLSLEDDLMRIFAKEWVSNLLQRLGMEEGVPIESRLITRRIEAAQKAVEAQNFESRKHLLEYDDVMNKQREAVYGLRRQLLEGLDQKELIQQDYVRDMLGGLLDKYASENTHPEDWDFAGLKNEVFTKFGVDIYAEGLQPQNLNRSELGDAVFQKLIERYDAKERLLGPDAMRHHERIVMLSVLDQLWKDHLLSMDHLKEGIGLRGYGQHDPLVEYKRESFDMFEAMMGRFEEETVRYLYLMQVVDANEERRMRQRAEETEHSAHFAAPADTTDGNGNGRVQTTLDEIEREFQRKKRRELEQAKMAGSGDQQPVQQVVRGDKVGRNDPCPCGSGKKYKKCHGA; translated from the coding sequence TTGATCAATAAGATAATAGGCAAGGTATTTGGAACCCAGAACGAGCGCGATCTGAAGCGCCTGGGTCCGCGTGTGGAGCGAATTAACGCGCTCGAACCGGAGATGCAGAAACTCTCCGATGAACAATTGCGCGCCAAGACCGACGAATTCAGGAAGCGCATTCAGGACCGTCTGGCAACAGCCTCCGGCATGGCCGAAGAGGACGACCCAGACCGCGTCAAGCAACTCGAAAAGGCTTACGCGGATGTGATCGCCGAAGCGCTGGACGAGATTCTCGAAGAGGCCTTCGCGGTGGTCCGCGAGGCTGGCCGCCGTGTGCTCAACATGCGGCACTTCGATGTGCAGCTTATTGGCGGCATGGTGCTGCACCAGGGCAAGATCGCCGAAATGAAGACCGGAGAAGGTAAAACGCTGGTCGCGACCCTCCCGGTATACCTCAATGCGCTCTCCGGGCGCGGCGTTCACGTTGTGACGGTTAACGATTACCTGGCTAAGCGCGACTCGGAGTGGATGGGCAAGATTTACAACTTTCTCGGCCTATCGGTCGGCGTCATCGTGCACGAACTCGATGATGACCAGCGCAAGGCTGCGTATGGGGCTGACGTAACGTACGGGACGAACAACGAGTTCGGCTTCGACTACCTGCGCGACAACATGAAGTTCGATGTCAACGATTGCGTGCAGCGCGGGCATAACTTCGCAATCGTGGACGAAGTCGACTCCATCCTCATCGACGAAGCGCGAACCCCACTGATCATCAGCGGCGCCAGCGAGGAGTCGACCGACAAGTACTACCGGGTGAACAAGATCATCCCCAAGCTGGAAATGGGAGAAGAGTTCACGCCGCCAGAGGCACGTAAAGCGCTGGAGCAGGGGAAGCTGTCGGCGGAGCAGAAGGAAGAGTTAATAACGGAGCTCTCTCAAGTCAGCGACGAGGCGAGTTCGAAGATCCTTACGGGCGACTTTGTCATCGACGAGAAGCACAAAACGGCGACCGTCACCGAGAAGGGGTGGGAGAAGGTCGAAGGGCTGCTGGGAATTACGAACATCGCCGATCCCGAGAACTGGGCGCTGAAACACCACGTGGAGACGGCCGTCAAGGCGCATCACATGTATCACCGTGATGTCGAGTACGTGGTGAAAGATGGCGAGGTCATCATCGTCGACGAGTTCACGGGCCGCTTGATGCCGGGTCGGCGGTGGTCCGACGGTCTGCACCAGGCGGTGGAAGCGAAGGAAAACGTAAAGGTCGAGCGCGAGAACCAGACGCTGGCGACTATTACTTTCCAGAACTACTTCCGCATGTATCGCAAGCTGGCCGGTATGACTGGTACGGCGGAAACGGAAGCAGCGGAATTCCACAAGATCTACAAGTTGGAAGTCGTCGTCATCCCGACGAACAGGCCACTGTTGCGCGTTGAGAATGCAGACGTCGTTTACCGCACCGTGAAAGAGAAGTTCAACGCAGTTGCGGACGAAATCCAGGAACTCGCGAAGAATGGTCAGCCGGTGCTGGTCGGCACGACTTCGGTAGAAAAGTCGGAGCGGCTGGCGGACATCCTGAAGAAGAAGGGTTTCAAGAACCTGGTTGTGTTGAACGCCAAGTTCCACGAGCGTGAAGCTGAGATCGTCGCGCAAGCCGGCCGCTTTGGCGCGGTCACGATTGCGACGAACATGGCCGGCCGCGGCACCGATATTCTGCTCGGCGGCAACCCGGAATTCGCGGCGAAGCAGGAAATGCTGAAGAAGGGCTTAGCCCAACCGGTCAAGGTGGCAGAAGGCGAACTCGCCGTGCATCGCGACGACCAAAGCATGACGTACTGGTACTACCAGGGAGCGGAGTATAGCTGTCCGACCGACAAATGGATGGAAGCTATGAGCCGCTACAAGGCCCAGACGGATGAGGAACACGAACGCGTTATCAACGCCGGCGGCTTGTTCATTCTCGGCACCGAGCGGCACGAGTCGCGGCGTATCGATAACCAGTTGCGCGGACGTTCTGGACGCCAGGGAGATCCCGGTGCATCGCGGTTCTATCTTTCGCTGGAAGACGACCTGATGCGCATCTTCGCCAAGGAGTGGGTGAGTAACCTGCTCCAGCGGCTAGGGATGGAAGAAGGAGTGCCGATCGAGTCGCGCCTCATCACGCGCCGCATCGAGGCTGCGCAGAAAGCGGTCGAAGCGCAGAACTTTGAGTCCCGCAAACACCTGCTCGAGTACGACGACGTAATGAACAAGCAGCGCGAGGCCGTTTATGGACTGCGGCGCCAACTGCTGGAAGGACTCGATCAGAAGGAACTCATCCAGCAGGATTACGTTCGCGACATGCTGGGCGGGCTGTTAGACAAGTACGCCTCCGAAAACACGCATCCGGAAGATTGGGACTTTGCGGGGCTCAAGAATGAGGTTTTCACAAAATTCGGCGTCGATATTTATGCCGAGGGCCTTCAGCCGCAGAATCTCAATCGCAGCGAACTCGGTGACGCGGTCTTCCAGAAATTGATCGAACGCTATGACGCGAAGGAGCGCCTGCTCGGGCCAGATGCGATGCGGCACCACGAGCGGATTGTCATGTTGAGCGTGCTCGACCAGTTATGGAAGGACCATCTCCTCAGCATGGATCACCTGAAGGAGGGAATCGGGCTGCGCGGCTACGGGCAACACGATCCGCTTGTTGAGTACAAGCGCGAGTCGTTCGACATGTTCGAAGCCATGATGGGGCGCTTCGAAGAGGAGACTGTTCGTTACCTGTACCTGATGCAGGTGGTGGATGCGAACGAAGAGCGCCGCATGCGTCAGCGCGCAGAAGAGACGGAACACAGCGCGCACTTTGCCGCTCCGGCCGATACCACGGACGGCAACGGCAACGGGCGTGTCCAGACGACCCTGGACGAGATCGAGCGTGAGTTTCAGCGCAAGAAACGGCGCGAACTGGAGCAGGCGAAGATGGCCGGATCAGGCGACCAGCAGCCAGTTCAGCAGGTCGTGCGTGGGGATAAAGTGGGTCGAAACGACCCATGTCCATGCGGCTCCGGGAAAAAGTACAAGAAGTGTCATGGTGCGTAA
- a CDS encoding DUF892 family protein, translating into MQTAHEFLLHGLSEMLSAEQQLVEALGKQAEESSRPDLKKAFESHQKQTEKQAERLEQCLEELGEETEETECKGIRGLVEEHDTFMEEEDPAEDIADIFNVGAASKVESYEICAYNDLIRLADLMGHKKVSKLLNQNLKEEEQTAKKMESFAKKLKPENMGMEEEEEGAEETPRRGRRSAA; encoded by the coding sequence ATGCAGACTGCACATGAGTTTTTATTACACGGATTGAGCGAGATGCTCAGCGCCGAGCAGCAGCTCGTAGAAGCATTGGGCAAGCAGGCAGAAGAGAGCAGCCGCCCGGACTTGAAGAAGGCATTCGAGAGCCATCAGAAGCAGACCGAAAAACAGGCAGAGCGCCTGGAACAGTGCCTCGAGGAACTCGGCGAAGAAACCGAGGAGACCGAGTGCAAGGGCATCCGGGGACTCGTCGAGGAGCACGATACCTTCATGGAGGAGGAAGACCCGGCGGAAGACATCGCCGATATCTTCAATGTGGGGGCGGCGAGCAAGGTCGAGAGCTATGAGATCTGCGCCTACAACGACCTGATCCGCCTGGCCGATTTGATGGGCCACAAGAAGGTCTCCAAGCTGCTGAACCAGAACCTCAAGGAGGAGGAGCAGACGGCCAAGAAGATGGAGAGCTTCGCCAAGAAGCTGAAGCCGGAAAACATGGGAATGGAAGAAGAGGAAGAGGGTGCGGAAGAGACACCTCGCCGTGGAAGGCGTAGCGCGGCATAG